Proteins found in one Triticum aestivum cultivar Chinese Spring chromosome 4D, IWGSC CS RefSeq v2.1, whole genome shotgun sequence genomic segment:
- the LOC123096464 gene encoding factor of DNA methylation 1 has product MDPGDAPERIREETGSRSRDGLPQRDATGAGPDANRDGGDRVLTKRLKDESPDTSEPPPSRLKKDVELEPHPAQNRDEQFVWPWMGVLVNVPTEWKGGRQVGESGNRLKEQLSAFCPHKVIPLWNHRGHTGNAIVEFGKDYASFCNAFKFENHFEAEGYGKRDWEQHKYRGPEMFGWVARAEDQRAPGPIGEHLQKNGDLKTVAELENEGTRKTDKLVANLASAIEVKTKHAQELECKYNETTTSLDKVMEEKELVLQRYNDEIRNMQQLARRHSQMILNENQKLRSELEAKMQDLELKSRQLDELAVRSDSDRRNLEKEKEKNEIKAKYLKMATSEQQRADENVLKLVAKHKREKKAALDEIIKLEQKLDAKQKLELEIKQLQGKLEVMKHMPGEEDSESKRKIDELSAELQDKYDEMDAVEALHHTLLMKERISNDELQDARKKLIDGLRDVTTARATIGVKRMGDLDLKSFAKACKGKMSEEDAEVTASILCSKWEEEIKNPEWHPFKVIMVEGREKEILREDDEKLQELKEEHGEEVYGLVTKALLEVNEYNPSGRYSVPELWNYKENRKATLKEVVQYVLRQWRTQKRKR; this is encoded by the exons ATGGATCCCGGCGATGCACCGGAACG GATTCGCGAGGAAACGGGTTCTCGGAGCAGAGACGGCCTGCCTCAGCGTGACGCGACTGGAGCAGGTCCAGATGCTAATCGCGATGGGGGAGACCGCGTCCTTACCAAGCGCCTGAAGGATGAATCGCCTGACACATCGGAGCCGCCGCCGTCACGGCTGAAGAAGGATGTGGAGCTGGAGCCTCACCCCGCTCAGAACAGAGACGAGCAGTTCGTCTGGCCCTGGATGGGAGTGCTGGTCAATGTGCCTACTGAGTGGAAAGGAGGGCGCCAGGTCGGGGAAAGTGGGAACCGCCTGAAGGAGCAGCTCTCGGCCTTTTGCCCGCACAAGGTCATTCCTTTGTGGAACCATAGAGGCCACACCGGGAACGCCATTGTTGAGTTTGGAAAAGACTATGCTTCTTTCTGCAATGCCTTCAAGTTTGAGAACCACTTTGAGGCAGAAGGATATGGCAAGCGAGACTGGGAGCAGCACAAGTATCGAGGGCCCGAGATGTTTGGATGGGTTGCAAGGGCTGAGGATCAAAGAGCCCCGGGACCGATCGGGGAGCATCTGCAGAAAAACGGTGATCTGAAAACCGTTGCAGAACTTGAGAATGAAGGAACACGCAAAACCGACAAGCTGGTAGCTAATTTGGCCAGCGCAATTGAGGTAAAGACCAAGCATGCCCAAGAACTTGAATGCAAGTACAATGAGACGACCACCTCACTTGACAAGGTGATGGAAGAAAAGGAGCTGGTCCTCCAGAGATACAATGATG AAATCCGCAATATGCAGCAACTTGCTCGTAGGCATTCTCAGATGATCCTTAATGAGAATCAGAAGCTTCGTTCGGAACTGGAGGCCAAGATGCAGGAtcttgaattgaaatccaggcagcTTGATGAGCTTGCTGTGCGTAGTGACTCGGATAGAAGGAACCTtgagaaagagaaggagaag AATGAGATCAAAGCAAAGTATCTTAAGATGGCAACGTCGGAGCAACAGAGGGCAGATGAAAATGTGCTGAAGCTTGTGGCAAAACACAAG AGGGAGAAAAAGGCTGCTCTAGATGAGATTATCAAGTTAGAGCAGAAACTGGATGCCAAACAGAAGCTTGAGCTAGAAATAAAACAGTTGCAGGGAAAATTGGAAGTGATGAAGCATATGCCAGGTGAAGAAGACTCTGAATCAAAGAGGAAAATAGATGAACTTAGTGCCGAGCTCCAGGACAAGTATGATGAAATGGATGCAGTGGAAGCACTCCACCACACTCTGCTTATGAAGGAAAGGATAAGCAACGATGAGTTGCAAGATGCTCGGAAGAAGCTAATAGAT GGTCTGCGGGATGTTACAACTGCCCGAGCAACTATAGGCGTTAAAAGAATGGGTGATCTTGATCTGAAATCGTTTGCTAAGGCTTGCAAAGGTAAAATGTCAGAAGAAGATGCAGAAGTAACTGCTTCCATTCTTTGTTCAAAGTGGGAAGAGGAGATTAAAAATCCAGAATGGCACCCTTTTAAAGTTATCATGGTCGAGGGTAGAGAGAAG GAAATTCTCCGTGAGGATGACGAGAAGCTGCAGGAACTGAAAGAAGAGCATGGTGAGGAAGTCTATGGGCTGGTGACAAAGGCTTTGCTTGAAGTGAATGAGTACAACCCTAGCGGCCGCTATTCTGTGCCGGAGCTGTGGAACTACAAAGAGAATAGGAAGGCAACCCTGAAAGAAGTGGTCCAGTACGTGCTGAGGCAGTGGCGCACACAGAAGCGGAAGCGCTGA
- the LOC123096467 gene encoding putative GPI-anchored protein pfl2 isoform X2, whose protein sequence is MESSTTNTTTPPAAAASKRRRKAALPLGDLTNLLPSTPAPRNPSAKRPLRPPRSDASACTSSASATPVSKASSAAAVEEPGLVKSPISTIYTSRATRGRRNPTSVKAPFPTGAAASCPPLGKATRASSYSTKKAPAAQDPRPISSSAPCHQAKKKRHLGVENSSSGRPKLPDDFVEKQRAYFQEIDAFELPVEEASETD, encoded by the exons ATGGAATCCTCTACCACCAACACGACCACGCCACCGGCGGCAGCCGCCAGCAAGCGGAGGCGGAAGGCGGCGCTGCCCCTAGGGGATCTGACCAACCTCCTCCCGAGCACCCCAGCCCCGAGAAACCCTAGCGCCAAGCGGCCCCTCCGGCCGCCGCGCTCCGACGCCTCCGCGTGCACCTCCTCCGCGTCGGCCACGCCCGTCTCCAAGGCCTCTTCCGCCGCCG CTGTTGAGGAGCCGGGTTTGGTGAAATCGCCCATCTCGACAATTTACACGAGTCGAGCGACTCGGGGGAGGAGAAATCCCACCAGTGTCAAGGCGCCTTTTCCTACTGGAGCAGCAGCAAGTTGCCCCCCTCTTGGAAAAGCTACAAGGGCCAGCAG TTACTCAACTAAGAAAGCCCCAGCAGCTCAGGATCCTCGTCCTATTTCATCCTCAGCTCCTTGTCATCAAGCTAAAAAG AAGAGGCACTTGGGGGTGGAGAACTCATCTTCTGGCAGACCCAAGTTACCAGATGATTTCGTCGAGAAGCAGAGAGCATACTTCCAGGAGATCGACGCCTTTGAACTGCCAGTGGAAGAGGCCTCAGAAACTGACTGA
- the LOC123096467 gene encoding putative GPI-anchored protein pfl2 isoform X1, whose product MESSTTNTTTPPAAAASKRRRKAALPLGDLTNLLPSTPAPRNPSAKRPLRPPRSDASACTSSASATPVSKASSAAAVEEPGLVKSPISTIYTSRATRGRRNPTSVKAPFPTGAAASCPPLGKATRASSYSTKKAPAAQDPRPISSSAPCHQAKKKKRHLGVENSSSGRPKLPDDFVEKQRAYFQEIDAFELPVEEASETD is encoded by the exons ATGGAATCCTCTACCACCAACACGACCACGCCACCGGCGGCAGCCGCCAGCAAGCGGAGGCGGAAGGCGGCGCTGCCCCTAGGGGATCTGACCAACCTCCTCCCGAGCACCCCAGCCCCGAGAAACCCTAGCGCCAAGCGGCCCCTCCGGCCGCCGCGCTCCGACGCCTCCGCGTGCACCTCCTCCGCGTCGGCCACGCCCGTCTCCAAGGCCTCTTCCGCCGCCG CTGTTGAGGAGCCGGGTTTGGTGAAATCGCCCATCTCGACAATTTACACGAGTCGAGCGACTCGGGGGAGGAGAAATCCCACCAGTGTCAAGGCGCCTTTTCCTACTGGAGCAGCAGCAAGTTGCCCCCCTCTTGGAAAAGCTACAAGGGCCAGCAG TTACTCAACTAAGAAAGCCCCAGCAGCTCAGGATCCTCGTCCTATTTCATCCTCAGCTCCTTGTCATCAAGCTAAAAAG AAGAAGAGGCACTTGGGGGTGGAGAACTCATCTTCTGGCAGACCCAAGTTACCAGATGATTTCGTCGAGAAGCAGAGAGCATACTTCCAGGAGATCGACGCCTTTGAACTGCCAGTGGAAGAGGCCTCAGAAACTGACTGA